One Cedecea neteri DNA segment encodes these proteins:
- the nudK gene encoding GDP-mannose pyrophosphatase NudK produces MSLRIEVIKDKVLSDNYFILRNITYDLSRNGAESVRHKREVYDRGNGATILLYNREKKSVVLTRQFRVATWVNGNEDGMLIEACAGLLDADEPEVCARKEAMEETGFQVGEVEKVFELYMSPGGVTEIVYFYLAEYSEAQREGAGGGVEDEDIDVLEIPFSQAMAMVKNGEIRDGKTVILLQQLQLRNVMG; encoded by the coding sequence ATGTCGTTACGTATTGAAGTCATCAAAGATAAAGTCCTGTCTGATAACTACTTCATCCTGCGCAATATTACTTATGACCTGTCTCGTAACGGGGCTGAAAGCGTGCGCCATAAGCGCGAGGTTTATGATCGGGGCAACGGGGCGACCATTCTGCTTTATAACCGCGAAAAGAAAAGCGTGGTGCTAACACGCCAGTTCCGCGTCGCGACCTGGGTTAACGGGAATGAAGACGGCATGCTGATAGAAGCCTGTGCCGGGCTGTTGGATGCCGATGAGCCGGAAGTCTGCGCCCGCAAAGAGGCGATGGAAGAAACGGGCTTTCAGGTGGGTGAAGTTGAGAAAGTCTTTGAGCTGTATATGTCTCCCGGCGGCGTGACCGAAATCGTCTATTTCTATCTGGCGGAATACAGCGAGGCTCAGAGAGAAGGGGCCGGCGGCGGCGTGGAAGATGAAGATATCGACGTGCTGGAAATTCCGTTTAGCCAGGCGATGGCGATGGTGAAGAACGGTGAGATTCGCGACGGTAAGACCGTGATACTGCTGCAACAGCTACAGTTACGCAATGTTATGGGGTAA
- the napC gene encoding cytochrome c-type protein NapC → MDKSTRQPGIIKRVWQWWRRPSRLALGTLLLIGFAAGIIFWGGFNTGMEMSNREEFCIGCHEMRNNVYEEYMGTVHYNNRSGVRATCPDCHVPHEWVPKMIRKIQASKELYAKAFGLIDTPQKFDDHRLAMAQNEWRRMKNNNSQECRNCHNFDYMDFTAQKTVAAKMHDEAIKDGKTCIDCHKGIAHKLPDMREVEAGF, encoded by the coding sequence ATGGATAAATCAACTCGTCAACCCGGCATCATTAAGCGCGTGTGGCAGTGGTGGCGCAGGCCGAGCCGGTTAGCGCTCGGCACGTTGCTGCTCATCGGCTTTGCTGCCGGGATAATTTTTTGGGGCGGTTTCAACACCGGGATGGAAATGTCCAACCGCGAAGAGTTCTGCATCGGTTGCCATGAAATGCGCAATAACGTGTATGAGGAGTACATGGGCACGGTGCATTACAACAACCGCAGCGGCGTGCGCGCCACCTGCCCGGATTGCCATGTGCCGCACGAATGGGTGCCGAAAATGATCCGTAAAATTCAGGCCAGCAAGGAACTGTACGCTAAGGCTTTTGGGTTGATAGACACGCCGCAGAAGTTTGACGATCACCGCCTGGCGATGGCGCAAAACGAGTGGCGACGGATGAAAAACAACAACTCCCAGGAGTGTCGAAACTGCCATAACTTCGACTATATGGATTTCACCGCGCAGAAAACCGTGGCGGCCAAAATGCACGATGAGGCGATCAAAGACGGAAAAACCTGTATTGATTGTCATAAAGGGATAGCGCATAAGCTGCCGGATATGCGAGAGGTTGAGGCGGGGTTTTGA
- the napB gene encoding nitrate reductase cytochrome c-type subunit, translating into MNNQGLMKALFQWGAAFTLVVSGALWAANGVDLKQSPEVSGTPEGAVLMPKQQQRMALNYVNQPPMIPHSVDGYQVTPTSNRCLQCHGVESYRTTGAPRVSPTHFMDSDGKVLSNVAPRRYFCLQCHVPQADVAPIVENTFEPSKGFGK; encoded by the coding sequence ATGAATAACCAAGGCCTGATGAAGGCGTTGTTTCAATGGGGAGCGGCATTCACTCTGGTTGTCAGCGGGGCGCTTTGGGCGGCAAATGGCGTGGATCTCAAGCAATCGCCTGAAGTGTCCGGCACGCCGGAAGGGGCCGTGCTGATGCCAAAGCAGCAGCAACGTATGGCGCTGAACTACGTTAACCAGCCGCCGATGATCCCGCACAGCGTGGACGGCTACCAGGTGACGCCGACCAGCAACCGCTGCCTGCAGTGCCACGGCGTTGAAAGTTACCGTACCACGGGGGCTCCGCGCGTCAGCCCAACGCACTTTATGGACAGCGACGGCAAAGTACTGTCGAACGTGGCACCTCGCCGCTATTTCTGTCTGCAATGCCACGTGCCTCAGGCAGATGTTGCCCCGATTGTTGAAAATACCTTCGAGCCATCCAAAGGGTTTGGGAAATAA
- the napA gene encoding nitrate reductase catalytic subunit NapA, whose translation MKLSRRSFMKANAVAAAAAAAGLSAPSVARAVVGKPDAIKWDKAPCRFCGTGCGVLVGTQNGRVVASQGDPEAPVNRGLNCIKGYFLPKIMYGKDRLTQPLLRMKDGQYHKEGEFQPISWEKAFDVMEEKFKATLKEKGPDGIGMFGSGQWTVWEGYAAAKLFKAGFRSNNIDPNARHCMASAVVGFMRTFGMDEPMGCYDDIEQADAFVLWGSNMAEMHPVLWSRIANRRLSDENVKVAVLSTFQHRSFELADNGMVFTPQSDLAILNYIANYIIQNNAVNESFFKQHVNLRRGVTDIGYGLRPTHPLEKAAKNPGSDASEPMSFDEYKTFVAEYTLEKTAAMSGVPKDQLEALAKLYADPNKKVISYWTMGFNQHVRGVWANNLVYNLHLLTGKISQPGCGPFSLTGQPSACGTAREVGTFAHRLPADMVVTNEKHRAIVEKTWQLPAGTIPAKVGLHAVAQDRALKDGKLNVYWVMCNNNMQAGPNITEERMPGWRDPRNFIIVSDPYPTISALTADLILPTAMWVEKEGAYGNAERRTQFWRQQVSAPGEAKSDLWQLVTFAKRFKVEDVWPADLLEKKPEYRGKTLFDVLFASDAVRQYPLTELAAEQLNDESRELGFYLQKGLFEEYASFGRGHGHDLAPFDEYHKARGLRWPVVDGKETQWRYSEGHDPYVKAGEGFKFYGKPDGKAVIFALPFEPAAEVPDQEYDLWLSTGRVLEHWHTGSMTRRVPELHRAFPEAVTFVHPLDAQERGLRRGDKVKVISRRGEVVSIVETRGRNKPPRGLVYMPFFDAAQLVNNLTLDATDPLSKEADFKKCAVKLAKV comes from the coding sequence ATGAAACTCAGTCGTCGTAGCTTTATGAAAGCAAATGCCGTTGCCGCAGCTGCCGCGGCGGCGGGCCTCAGCGCACCGAGCGTGGCTCGTGCAGTGGTAGGTAAACCTGATGCCATTAAATGGGATAAAGCCCCGTGCCGCTTCTGCGGTACCGGCTGCGGCGTGCTGGTAGGGACCCAAAATGGCCGCGTCGTTGCAAGCCAGGGCGACCCTGAAGCACCGGTCAACCGAGGGCTGAACTGCATTAAGGGCTACTTCCTGCCAAAGATCATGTACGGAAAAGATCGTCTCACTCAGCCGCTGCTGCGCATGAAAGACGGGCAGTACCACAAAGAGGGTGAGTTCCAGCCGATAAGCTGGGAAAAAGCCTTCGACGTGATGGAAGAGAAATTCAAAGCCACCCTGAAAGAGAAAGGCCCGGACGGCATCGGCATGTTTGGTTCCGGTCAGTGGACGGTCTGGGAAGGCTACGCCGCCGCCAAGTTGTTTAAGGCGGGCTTCCGTTCTAACAATATCGATCCGAACGCGCGCCACTGCATGGCGTCTGCCGTTGTGGGCTTTATGCGCACCTTCGGCATGGATGAGCCGATGGGCTGCTATGACGATATTGAGCAGGCTGATGCCTTTGTGCTTTGGGGCTCCAACATGGCGGAAATGCACCCGGTGCTCTGGTCGCGCATCGCTAACCGTCGCCTCTCCGATGAAAACGTCAAGGTTGCCGTACTGTCGACCTTCCAGCATCGCAGCTTCGAGCTGGCGGACAACGGTATGGTCTTCACGCCGCAAAGCGATCTGGCCATCCTGAACTACATCGCCAACTACATCATTCAGAACAATGCGGTGAACGAGTCGTTCTTTAAGCAGCACGTTAACCTGCGACGCGGCGTGACGGATATTGGCTATGGGCTGCGCCCGACGCATCCACTGGAAAAGGCCGCGAAGAATCCGGGGTCTGATGCATCCGAGCCGATGAGCTTCGACGAATACAAAACGTTTGTCGCCGAGTACACGCTGGAGAAAACCGCTGCAATGAGCGGGGTGCCGAAAGACCAGCTTGAAGCGCTCGCGAAGCTCTACGCTGACCCGAACAAGAAAGTGATCTCCTACTGGACGATGGGCTTTAACCAGCACGTGCGCGGCGTCTGGGCGAATAACCTGGTTTACAACCTGCATCTGCTGACCGGGAAAATCTCTCAGCCGGGCTGCGGGCCGTTCTCGCTGACCGGGCAGCCATCCGCCTGCGGCACTGCGCGTGAAGTGGGCACTTTTGCACACCGCTTACCGGCAGACATGGTCGTCACCAACGAAAAACACCGGGCAATCGTCGAAAAAACCTGGCAGCTGCCCGCCGGTACTATTCCAGCCAAAGTGGGTTTGCACGCAGTGGCGCAGGACAGGGCGCTGAAAGACGGCAAGCTCAACGTGTACTGGGTGATGTGCAACAACAACATGCAGGCCGGGCCGAATATCACTGAAGAGCGTATGCCGGGCTGGCGCGATCCACGCAACTTCATCATCGTTTCCGATCCTTATCCAACCATCAGCGCGCTGACGGCGGACCTGATCCTGCCGACGGCAATGTGGGTGGAGAAAGAAGGGGCCTACGGCAACGCCGAGCGCCGCACGCAGTTCTGGCGCCAGCAGGTTAGCGCACCGGGCGAGGCGAAGTCGGATCTCTGGCAACTGGTGACCTTCGCGAAACGCTTCAAGGTAGAGGATGTCTGGCCTGCCGATCTTCTCGAGAAAAAACCAGAATACCGGGGCAAAACCCTGTTCGACGTGCTGTTCGCCAGCGATGCAGTGCGTCAATACCCGCTGACCGAGCTGGCAGCGGAGCAGCTAAACGACGAATCCCGCGAGCTGGGCTTCTACCTGCAAAAAGGCCTGTTTGAGGAATATGCCAGCTTTGGCCGCGGGCACGGGCACGATCTGGCCCCGTTTGATGAATACCACAAAGCCAGGGGATTGCGCTGGCCGGTGGTTGACGGGAAAGAAACCCAGTGGCGCTACAGCGAGGGCCACGATCCGTACGTTAAGGCCGGGGAAGGCTTCAAGTTTTACGGCAAACCGGACGGAAAAGCGGTGATCTTCGCGCTGCCGTTCGAGCCTGCGGCAGAAGTCCCGGACCAGGAGTACGACCTGTGGCTGTCTACCGGGCGCGTGCTCGAGCACTGGCATACCGGCAGCATGACGCGTCGCGTGCCGGAACTGCATCGTGCTTTCCCTGAGGCCGTCACGTTTGTGCATCCGCTGGATGCCCAGGAGCGCGGTCTGCGCCGTGGCGACAAGGTGAAGGTGATTTCTCGTCGTGGGGAAGTGGTTTCCATCGTCGAAACTCGTGGCCGTAATAAGCCGCCCCGGGGCCTGGTCTACATGCCGTTCTTTGACGCCGCGCAACTGGTGAATAACCTGACGCTCGACGCCACCGACCCGCTCTCTAAAGAGGCGGATTTCAAGAAGTGCGCCGTCAAGCTGGCGAAGGTGTAA
- the napD gene encoding chaperone NapD gives MHTDWHVCGLVVQARPEHVAAVRSAINSLPGSEVAVDDIDSGKLAVVIEAAESNTLLEQIERARNISGVLAVSLVYHQQNEQGEEAP, from the coding sequence ATGCACACTGACTGGCACGTATGCGGCCTGGTGGTTCAGGCCAGACCTGAACATGTTGCTGCCGTACGCAGCGCGATCAACTCGCTGCCGGGCAGCGAGGTTGCGGTTGACGATATCGACAGCGGCAAACTTGCGGTGGTTATTGAGGCCGCCGAAAGCAACACGCTGCTGGAACAAATTGAGCGGGCACGCAATATCTCCGGCGTGCTGGCGGTGTCGCTGGTTTATCACCAGCAGAATGAACAAGGTGAGGAAGCACCATGA
- the napF gene encoding ferredoxin-type protein NapF has product MAKLTRRGLLTGGWHSSTPTIRPPWSGDENHFLLDCTRCDSCVTACQSRVLRRGQGGYPEIDFNRGECTFCYACADACPQRLFAPQSAQPWALTLQLGENCLAWHQVECRSCEDACEPQAIRFIPTLQDVSRPQIFSSACHGCGACVAGCPTSAITLRPQNAH; this is encoded by the coding sequence ATGGCTAAACTGACCCGTCGCGGCCTGCTGACCGGGGGCTGGCACAGTTCTACTCCCACCATTCGCCCTCCGTGGAGCGGCGATGAAAACCATTTTCTTCTGGACTGCACGCGCTGCGATAGCTGCGTTACAGCCTGTCAGAGCCGGGTGCTTCGTCGTGGCCAGGGCGGCTATCCTGAAATCGACTTTAACCGGGGTGAGTGCACCTTCTGTTATGCGTGCGCGGACGCCTGCCCACAGCGGCTTTTTGCCCCGCAATCAGCTCAACCCTGGGCACTGACATTACAGCTCGGCGAAAACTGTCTGGCCTGGCACCAGGTGGAATGTCGCAGCTGTGAAGATGCCTGTGAACCGCAGGCCATTCGGTTTATCCCCACTCTGCAGGACGTTTCCCGTCCACAGATCTTTTCGTCTGCCTGTCACGGCTGCGGCGCTTGTGTTGCCGGTTGCCCAACGTCAGCCATCACCCTGAGGCCACAAAATGCACACTGA
- the narQ gene encoding nitrate/nitrite two-component system sensor histidine kinase NarQ, with translation MTVKRSVSTSLARAFFSIVLLSLLSTGIAMLTLASSLKDAEAVNIAGSLRMQSYRLGYDLQSNPRAIAAHLQQYQQSLDSPTLQQLNRFWVPDEVKNRYNALQHAWQQMQQHILNEDIDWYRYNIAAYVEQIDLFVLALQHYAERKMMQVVAASVVGFMAIFTLVFFALRRIRQQVVMPLNAMVEASKAIERGEFTPPRLDRSLPNELGALAQAFIRMTDELQKLYRSLEQQVEQKTLRLQEANRMLEVLYSCSKALNVSTINRDCFVQILQIIHQNEEVSALEMQVGENWRLTEGSPVAGEEWHALPLVQQDSAFGTLRWQSPGSSPSPQLMKSVATMLGRGVYFNQAQKHYQQLLLMEERATIARELHDSLAQVLSYLRIQLTLLKRAVPEENQPAQRIVGDFSQALNDAYRQLRELLTTFRLTLQQADLPAALHELLEPLREQTQAEISLKCSLPTQVLDASQQIHLLQIIREAVLNAIKHANASHIEVVCRSENGGHYASVFDNGYGIASLEEPEGHYGLNIMHERAERLGGQLTISRPPEGGTRVEVHFTSATSAAAGSHNNN, from the coding sequence GTGACAGTCAAACGCTCGGTCTCCACCAGCCTTGCCCGCGCTTTCTTTTCGATCGTTTTACTGTCGTTGCTTTCCACCGGCATCGCGATGCTGACGCTCGCCAGCAGCCTGAAGGATGCGGAAGCGGTGAATATTGCGGGCTCGCTGCGTATGCAGAGCTACCGTCTGGGCTACGATCTTCAAAGTAACCCAAGAGCTATTGCGGCCCATTTACAGCAGTATCAGCAGTCGCTGGACTCCCCAACATTGCAGCAGCTTAATCGGTTTTGGGTGCCCGATGAGGTAAAAAACCGCTATAACGCTCTGCAGCATGCCTGGCAGCAAATGCAGCAGCATATTCTGAACGAAGACATCGACTGGTATCGCTACAACATCGCCGCCTACGTGGAACAAATCGACCTGTTTGTGCTGGCGCTGCAGCATTATGCCGAGCGAAAAATGATGCAGGTTGTCGCGGCTTCGGTGGTGGGTTTTATGGCTATTTTCACCCTGGTTTTCTTCGCTTTGCGTCGCATCCGCCAGCAGGTGGTTATGCCGCTCAATGCCATGGTGGAGGCGAGCAAAGCCATTGAACGCGGCGAGTTTACGCCGCCCAGGCTCGACCGCTCATTACCCAATGAGCTGGGTGCCCTGGCGCAGGCCTTTATCCGCATGACGGATGAACTGCAAAAACTCTATCGCTCCCTGGAGCAGCAGGTGGAGCAAAAAACCCTACGCCTGCAGGAAGCTAACCGCATGCTCGAAGTGCTGTACAGCTGCTCTAAGGCGCTGAACGTCAGCACCATCAATCGCGACTGCTTCGTGCAGATCCTGCAAATCATCCATCAGAATGAGGAAGTCAGCGCCCTGGAAATGCAGGTCGGGGAAAACTGGCGTCTGACGGAAGGCTCCCCGGTAGCTGGCGAGGAATGGCATGCCCTGCCGCTGGTTCAGCAGGACAGCGCTTTTGGCACACTGCGCTGGCAGTCACCGGGGAGCTCCCCTTCCCCACAGCTGATGAAAAGCGTGGCCACCATGCTGGGGCGAGGCGTGTACTTTAATCAGGCGCAAAAACACTACCAGCAACTGCTGCTCATGGAAGAACGAGCGACGATTGCCAGGGAGCTGCATGACTCTCTGGCGCAGGTTCTGTCTTATCTTCGTATCCAGCTGACGCTGCTTAAGCGCGCGGTGCCCGAAGAAAACCAGCCTGCGCAGCGAATTGTCGGGGACTTTTCCCAGGCCTTAAACGACGCCTATCGCCAGCTACGCGAGCTGCTCACCACCTTCCGCCTGACGCTGCAGCAGGCGGATTTACCTGCTGCACTACACGAGCTGCTGGAGCCGCTGCGCGAGCAAACCCAGGCAGAGATTAGCCTGAAATGCAGCCTGCCGACTCAGGTTCTGGACGCTTCCCAGCAAATCCACCTGCTGCAAATCATCCGGGAGGCGGTACTGAACGCAATTAAACATGCCAATGCCAGCCACATTGAGGTTGTTTGCCGCTCAGAAAACGGCGGGCATTACGCTTCGGTATTTGACAACGGGTACGGCATTGCCAGCCTTGAAGAACCCGAAGGTCACTACGGGCTGAATATCATGCACGAACGCGCAGAGCGGCTTGGCGGCCAACTGACGATATCCCGCCCGCCAGAGGGCGGAACGCGAGTAGAAGTCCACTTTACCTCTGCGACTTCGGCTGCCGCCGGGAGCCATAACAATAATTAG
- the narP gene encoding nitrate/nitrite response regulator protein NarP: MSEKTVYQVLIVDDHPLMRRGVRQLLELDSTFTVVGEASSGAEAISLANRLSPDLILLDLNMKGLSGLDTLNALRRDGISARVVILTVSDARSDIFTLIDAGADGYLLKDSDPEVLLQDIHRCLTGEKAFSEQVREYLNDRGSKRQSSDPFAILTERELDVLSEVARGLSNKQIASGLHISEETVKVHIRNLLRKLQVRSRVAATVLFLESRG; encoded by the coding sequence ATGTCTGAGAAAACGGTATACCAGGTTTTAATCGTGGACGATCATCCGCTGATGCGGCGTGGAGTGCGTCAGTTGCTTGAACTGGACAGCACGTTTACGGTCGTAGGTGAAGCCAGTAGCGGTGCGGAAGCCATCAGTTTAGCGAATCGACTGTCGCCGGATTTGATTCTGCTCGACCTGAACATGAAAGGCCTGAGCGGCCTCGATACGCTCAACGCCCTGCGCCGGGACGGGATCAGCGCCCGCGTGGTTATTCTGACCGTGTCCGACGCCCGCAGCGATATCTTCACGCTGATTGATGCCGGGGCTGATGGCTATTTGCTGAAAGACAGCGATCCGGAGGTTTTGCTGCAGGACATTCACCGCTGCCTGACGGGTGAGAAAGCATTTAGCGAGCAGGTACGCGAGTACCTGAACGACCGTGGAAGCAAGCGGCAGAGCAGCGATCCGTTTGCTATTCTCACTGAGCGTGAGCTGGACGTATTGTCTGAGGTAGCCCGCGGGCTGTCGAATAAGCAAATCGCCAGCGGGCTGCATATTTCTGAAGAGACGGTAAAAGTGCATATCCGTAACCTGCTTCGTAAGCTGCAGGTGAGGTCACGCGTCGCGGCCACGGTGCTATTTTTGGAAAGTCGGGGTTAA
- the acrD gene encoding multidrug efflux RND transporter permease AcrD, whose amino-acid sequence MANFFISRPIFAWVLAILLCLTGALAIFSLPVEQYPDLAPPNVRITANYPGASAQTLENTVTQVIEQSMTGLDNMMYMSSQSSSAGQATITLSFKAGTDPDSAVQQVQNQLQSAVRKLPQDVQTQGVTVNKTGDTNILMVAFVSTDGSMDKQDIADYVASNVQDPMSRVNGVGSVDAYGSQYSMRIWLDPNKLINYQMTTQDVVTAIKSQNAQIAVGQLGGTPALDKQALNATINAQSLLQTPQQFKDITLRVNQDGSLVTLGDVADVEMGAEKYDFLSTYNGQPASGLGIKLASGANEMETDKLARAKIEELSQFFPHGLEAKIAYETSPFVKASITDVVKTLLEAILLVFLVMYLFLQNFRATLIPTIAVPVVLLGTFAVLYVFGYSINTLTMFATVLAIGLLVDDAIVVVENVERIMSEEGLSPREATRKSMGQIQGALVGIAMVLSAVFVPMAFFGGTTGAIYRQFSVTIVAAMVLSVLVAMILTPALCATILKPLHKGEHHGQKGFFGWFNRTFNRSAERYENGVARILARSLRWMLIYALLLGGMVFLFLKLPTSFLPQEDRGVFTTSVQLPSGATQQQTTKVVQQVEQYYLTKEKDNVVSVFSTIGAGPGGNGQNVARMFIRLKDWDERSADGSSFAIIERATKAFNKIKEARVIASSPPAINGLGNAAGFDMELQDHGGAGHDALMQARDQLLEMAGNNPQLTRVRHNGLDDSPQLQIDIDQRKAQALGVSIDDINNTLQTAWGSSYVNDFMDRGRVKKVYVQAAAKYRMLPDDINSWYVRNKTGSMVPFSAFATSRWETGSPRLERYNGYSALEIVGEAAPGLSTGTAMDIMEQLVSKLPNGFGLEWTGMSYQERLSGAQAPALYAISLLVVFLCLAALYESWSVPFSVMLVVPLGVIGALFATWMRGLENDVYFQVGLLTVIGLSAKNAILIVEFANDLNAKGQDLVAATLEACRQRLRPILMTSLAFIFGVLPMATSTGAGSGSQHAVGTGVMGGMISATVLAIFFVPLFFVLVRRRFPLKEHHD is encoded by the coding sequence ATGGCGAATTTTTTCATTTCTCGCCCCATTTTTGCCTGGGTGCTGGCAATTTTGCTTTGCCTGACCGGGGCACTGGCTATTTTTTCACTGCCCGTCGAGCAATATCCCGACCTTGCGCCGCCCAACGTAAGGATCACCGCCAACTATCCGGGTGCTTCCGCGCAAACACTGGAAAACACCGTCACGCAGGTGATAGAGCAAAGCATGACCGGCCTGGACAACATGATGTATATGTCGTCCCAAAGCAGCAGCGCCGGTCAGGCCACCATTACCCTGAGCTTTAAGGCCGGGACAGACCCGGATTCTGCGGTACAGCAGGTGCAAAACCAGCTGCAGTCTGCGGTAAGAAAACTGCCGCAGGACGTGCAAACTCAGGGCGTCACGGTGAACAAAACCGGCGACACCAACATTCTGATGGTGGCCTTTGTTTCTACCGACGGCAGCATGGATAAGCAGGACATCGCCGACTACGTCGCCAGTAACGTGCAGGACCCGATGAGCCGCGTGAACGGCGTCGGCAGCGTTGATGCTTACGGCTCGCAGTATTCCATGCGTATCTGGCTCGACCCGAATAAGCTCATCAACTACCAGATGACCACCCAGGATGTAGTCACCGCCATCAAATCCCAGAATGCGCAAATTGCCGTGGGTCAGCTTGGCGGCACCCCGGCGCTGGACAAACAGGCGCTGAACGCCACTATCAACGCCCAGTCGCTCCTGCAAACACCGCAGCAATTCAAAGACATTACGCTGAGGGTGAATCAGGATGGCTCTCTGGTCACGCTGGGGGATGTGGCAGATGTAGAAATGGGTGCGGAGAAATATGACTTCCTGAGCACCTACAACGGGCAGCCCGCTTCCGGGCTGGGCATTAAGCTGGCTTCCGGTGCCAACGAAATGGAAACCGACAAGCTGGCCCGCGCCAAAATTGAAGAACTTTCGCAGTTTTTCCCGCATGGCCTGGAAGCCAAAATCGCCTACGAAACCTCCCCGTTTGTTAAAGCCTCAATCACCGACGTAGTGAAAACGCTGCTGGAAGCGATTCTGCTGGTGTTCCTGGTGATGTACCTGTTCCTGCAAAACTTCCGCGCCACGCTGATCCCAACGATTGCCGTGCCGGTGGTGCTGCTCGGCACCTTTGCCGTGCTGTATGTCTTCGGCTACAGCATTAACACGCTGACGATGTTTGCCACCGTGCTGGCTATCGGCCTGCTGGTGGATGACGCCATCGTGGTGGTAGAAAACGTCGAGCGAATTATGAGCGAGGAAGGCCTCTCCCCTCGGGAGGCAACGCGTAAATCGATGGGGCAGATCCAGGGCGCGCTGGTCGGCATCGCCATGGTGCTGTCCGCCGTGTTCGTGCCGATGGCCTTCTTCGGCGGCACAACCGGGGCGATTTACCGTCAGTTCTCGGTCACCATCGTAGCCGCCATGGTGCTGTCAGTGTTGGTGGCGATGATCCTTACGCCAGCTCTGTGCGCAACCATTCTTAAACCGCTGCATAAAGGCGAACATCACGGCCAGAAAGGTTTCTTTGGCTGGTTTAACCGCACTTTTAACCGCAGCGCCGAACGCTACGAAAATGGCGTGGCCAGAATCCTCGCCCGCAGCCTGCGCTGGATGCTGATTTATGCCCTGCTGCTTGGCGGCATGGTGTTCCTGTTCCTCAAACTGCCGACGTCATTCCTGCCCCAGGAAGACCGCGGCGTGTTCACCACTTCAGTGCAGCTTCCGAGTGGCGCAACGCAGCAGCAGACAACCAAAGTGGTGCAGCAGGTAGAACAGTATTACCTCACCAAAGAAAAAGACAACGTCGTGTCGGTGTTCTCCACCATTGGCGCAGGCCCTGGCGGGAACGGGCAAAACGTGGCGCGCATGTTTATTCGCCTGAAAGACTGGGACGAACGCAGCGCCGACGGCAGTTCGTTTGCCATCATCGAACGGGCAACTAAAGCCTTTAATAAGATCAAAGAAGCGCGCGTCATTGCCAGCAGCCCGCCAGCGATTAACGGTCTCGGTAACGCCGCAGGTTTTGATATGGAACTGCAGGATCACGGCGGCGCGGGGCACGATGCACTTATGCAGGCACGTGACCAGCTGTTGGAGATGGCCGGCAACAACCCGCAGCTGACGCGAGTCCGCCACAACGGTCTGGACGACAGCCCGCAGCTGCAAATCGATATCGATCAGCGTAAGGCTCAGGCGCTGGGTGTCTCCATTGACGACATCAATAACACCCTACAAACCGCCTGGGGCTCAAGCTATGTGAATGACTTTATGGATCGCGGCCGCGTGAAGAAAGTGTATGTCCAGGCCGCGGCCAAATACCGCATGCTGCCGGACGATATCAACAGCTGGTATGTCCGTAATAAAACCGGCAGCATGGTGCCGTTCTCCGCCTTTGCCACTTCCCGCTGGGAAACCGGCTCGCCTCGTCTGGAACGCTACAACGGCTATTCCGCGCTGGAAATTGTCGGTGAAGCGGCACCTGGGTTAAGTACCGGCACCGCGATGGACATTATGGAACAATTGGTCAGCAAGCTGCCTAACGGTTTCGGTCTTGAGTGGACAGGCATGTCCTACCAGGAACGCCTCTCCGGCGCACAGGCACCTGCCCTGTATGCTATTTCACTGCTGGTGGTATTCCTGTGTCTCGCGGCGCTGTACGAGAGCTGGTCCGTACCGTTCTCCGTCATGCTGGTCGTGCCGCTTGGGGTGATTGGCGCCCTGTTCGCTACCTGGATGCGGGGCCTTGAGAATGATGTTTACTTCCAGGTCGGGCTGCTAACGGTGATCGGGCTTTCGGCAAAAAACGCTATTTTGATCGTCGAATTTGCCAACGACCTGAACGCCAAAGGCCAGGACCTGGTTGCCGCCACGCTTGAGGCCTGCCGCCAGCGACTCCGCCCGATATTAATGACGTCCTTGGCGTTTATTTTCGGGGTTCTGCCGATGGCAACCAGCACCGGGGCGGGCTCCGGCAGCCAGCATGCGGTAGGCACCGGCGTGATGGGCGGGATGATCTCCGCCACCGTGCTGGCCATCTTCTTTGTGCCGCTGTTCTTTGTGCTGGTGCGCAGACGCTTCCCGCTCAAAGAGCACCACGACTAA
- the ypfM gene encoding protein YpfM, translating into MIEHELGQWKDFIEGMLRK; encoded by the coding sequence ATGATCGAGCACGAATTAGGGCAGTGGAAAGACTTTATCGAAGGTATGTTGCGCAAATAA